One Rhododendron vialii isolate Sample 1 chromosome 2a, ASM3025357v1 genomic region harbors:
- the LOC131316657 gene encoding agamous-like MADS-box protein MADS1 isoform X1 has product MVFPGESMEGSLSPRRKKGRGKIEIKRIENTTNRQVTFCKRRNGLLKKAYELSVLCDAEVALIVFSNRGRLYEYANNSVKATIERYKKANSDSSNTGSISELNAQYYQQEAAKLRVQISNLQNSSRDNISRQMLGESLCSMSLRELKNLETRLERGISKIRSKKNELLFAEIELMQKRQEIDLHNRNQYLRAKIAENERAQQQMNLMPGGSSEYELNIQPPSFGARNFLQVNDLQPNHQFSRHDQTALQQV; this is encoded by the exons ATGGTTTTTCCAGGGGAATCAATGGAGGGCTCTCTCTCACCCCGGAGGAAAAAAGGTAGgggaaaaattgaaataaagcGGATCGAAAACACAACCAATCGCCAGGTGACCTTCTGTAAACGCCGCAATGGATTGCTTAAGAAAGCCTATGAATTGTCAGTTCTTTGTGATGCTGAGGTAGCTCTGATTGTCTTCTCCAACCGCGGCCGGCTTTATGAGTATGCCAACAACAG TGTCAAAGCAACAATTGAAAGGTACAAGAAAGCAAATTCAGACTCCTCCAATACTGGGTCAATTTCTGAACTAAATGCTCAG TACTATCAGCAGGAAGCTGCAAAATTGCGCGTGCAAATTTCAAATCTGCAGAACTCAAGCAG GGACAACATTTCCAGGCAGATGCTGGGTGAATCTCTGTGCTCTATGTCTCTCAGGGAACTCAAAAACCTTGAAACCCGTCTAGAGAGGGGCATTAGCAAAATTCGCTCCAAAAAG AATGAGCTCTTGTTCGCTGAAATCGAACTTATGCAAAAGAGG CAGGAAATTGACTTGCATAACCGCAACCAATACCTCCGAGCAAag ATAGCTGAGAATGAGAGAGCCCAGCAACAGATGAACTTGATGCCCGGGGGTTCTTCTGAGTATGAGCTCAATATCCAGCCTCCATCATTTGGTGCTCGCAACTTCCTTCAAGTGAATGACTTGCAACCCAACCATCAGTTTTCTCGCCATGACCAAACTGCACTTCAGCAAGT TTAA
- the LOC131316657 gene encoding agamous-like MADS-box protein MADS1 isoform X2, whose translation MVFPGESMEGSLSPRRKKGRGKIEIKRIENTTNRQVTFCKRRNGLLKKAYELSVLCDAEVALIVFSNRGRLYEYANNSVKATIERYKKANSDSSNTGSISELNAQYYQQEAAKLRVQISNLQNSSRDNISRQMLGESLCSMSLRELKNLETRLERGISKIRSKKNELLFAEIELMQKREIDLHNRNQYLRAKIAENERAQQQMNLMPGGSSEYELNIQPPSFGARNFLQVNDLQPNHQFSRHDQTALQQV comes from the exons ATGGTTTTTCCAGGGGAATCAATGGAGGGCTCTCTCTCACCCCGGAGGAAAAAAGGTAGgggaaaaattgaaataaagcGGATCGAAAACACAACCAATCGCCAGGTGACCTTCTGTAAACGCCGCAATGGATTGCTTAAGAAAGCCTATGAATTGTCAGTTCTTTGTGATGCTGAGGTAGCTCTGATTGTCTTCTCCAACCGCGGCCGGCTTTATGAGTATGCCAACAACAG TGTCAAAGCAACAATTGAAAGGTACAAGAAAGCAAATTCAGACTCCTCCAATACTGGGTCAATTTCTGAACTAAATGCTCAG TACTATCAGCAGGAAGCTGCAAAATTGCGCGTGCAAATTTCAAATCTGCAGAACTCAAGCAG GGACAACATTTCCAGGCAGATGCTGGGTGAATCTCTGTGCTCTATGTCTCTCAGGGAACTCAAAAACCTTGAAACCCGTCTAGAGAGGGGCATTAGCAAAATTCGCTCCAAAAAG AATGAGCTCTTGTTCGCTGAAATCGAACTTATGCAAAAGAGG GAAATTGACTTGCATAACCGCAACCAATACCTCCGAGCAAag ATAGCTGAGAATGAGAGAGCCCAGCAACAGATGAACTTGATGCCCGGGGGTTCTTCTGAGTATGAGCTCAATATCCAGCCTCCATCATTTGGTGCTCGCAACTTCCTTCAAGTGAATGACTTGCAACCCAACCATCAGTTTTCTCGCCATGACCAAACTGCACTTCAGCAAGT TTAA
- the LOC131316657 gene encoding agamous-like MADS-box protein MADS1 isoform X3, producing the protein MVFPGESMEGSLSPRRKKGRGKIEIKRIENTTNRQVTFCKRRNGLLKKAYELSVLCDAEVALIVFSNRGRLYEYANNSVKATIERYKKANSDSSNTGSISELNAQYYQQEAAKLRVQISNLQNSSRDNISRQMLGESLCSMSLRELKNLETRLERGISKIRSKKNELLFAEIELMQKREIDLHNRNQYLRAKIAENERAQQQMNLMPGGSSEYELNIQPPSFGARNFLQVNDLQPNHQFSRHDQTALQQV; encoded by the exons ATGGTTTTTCCAGGGGAATCAATGGAGGGCTCTCTCTCACCCCGGAGGAAAAAAGGTAGgggaaaaattgaaataaagcGGATCGAAAACACAACCAATCGCCAGGTGACCTTCTGTAAACGCCGCAATGGATTGCTTAAGAAAGCCTATGAATTGTCAGTTCTTTGTGATGCTGAGGTAGCTCTGATTGTCTTCTCCAACCGCGGCCGGCTTTATGAGTATGCCAACAACAG TGTCAAAGCAACAATTGAAAGGTACAAGAAAGCAAATTCAGACTCCTCCAATACTGGGTCAATTTCTGAACTAAATGCTCAG TACTATCAGCAGGAAGCTGCAAAATTGCGCGTGCAAATTTCAAATCTGCAGAACTCAAGCAG GGACAACATTTCCAGGCAGATGCTGGGTGAATCTCTGTGCTCTATGTCTCTCAGGGAACTCAAAAACCTTGAAACCCGTCTAGAGAGGGGCATTAGCAAAATTCGCTCCAAAAAG AATGAGCTCTTGTTCGCTGAAATCGAACTTATGCAAAAGAGG GAAATTGACTTGCATAACCGCAACCAATACCTCCGAGCAAag ATAGCTGAGAATGAGAGAGCCCAGCAACAGATGAACTTGATGCCCGGGGGTTCTTCTGAGTATGAGCTCAATATCCAGCCTCCATCATTTGGTGCTCGCAACTTCCTTCAAGTGAATGACTTGCAACCCAACCATCAGTTTTCTCGCCATGACCAAACTGCACTTCAGCAAGTGTAG
- the LOC131316657 gene encoding agamous-like MADS-box protein MADS1 isoform X4, whose amino-acid sequence MEGSLSPRRKKGRGKIEIKRIENTTNRQVTFCKRRNGLLKKAYELSVLCDAEVALIVFSNRGRLYEYANNSVKATIERYKKANSDSSNTGSISELNAQYYQQEAAKLRVQISNLQNSSRDNISRQMLGESLCSMSLRELKNLETRLERGISKIRSKKNELLFAEIELMQKRQEIDLHNRNQYLRAKIAENERAQQQMNLMPGGSSEYELNIQPPSFGARNFLQVNDLQPNHQFSRHDQTALQQV is encoded by the exons ATGGAGGGCTCTCTCTCACCCCGGAGGAAAAAAGGTAGgggaaaaattgaaataaagcGGATCGAAAACACAACCAATCGCCAGGTGACCTTCTGTAAACGCCGCAATGGATTGCTTAAGAAAGCCTATGAATTGTCAGTTCTTTGTGATGCTGAGGTAGCTCTGATTGTCTTCTCCAACCGCGGCCGGCTTTATGAGTATGCCAACAACAG TGTCAAAGCAACAATTGAAAGGTACAAGAAAGCAAATTCAGACTCCTCCAATACTGGGTCAATTTCTGAACTAAATGCTCAG TACTATCAGCAGGAAGCTGCAAAATTGCGCGTGCAAATTTCAAATCTGCAGAACTCAAGCAG GGACAACATTTCCAGGCAGATGCTGGGTGAATCTCTGTGCTCTATGTCTCTCAGGGAACTCAAAAACCTTGAAACCCGTCTAGAGAGGGGCATTAGCAAAATTCGCTCCAAAAAG AATGAGCTCTTGTTCGCTGAAATCGAACTTATGCAAAAGAGG CAGGAAATTGACTTGCATAACCGCAACCAATACCTCCGAGCAAag ATAGCTGAGAATGAGAGAGCCCAGCAACAGATGAACTTGATGCCCGGGGGTTCTTCTGAGTATGAGCTCAATATCCAGCCTCCATCATTTGGTGCTCGCAACTTCCTTCAAGTGAATGACTTGCAACCCAACCATCAGTTTTCTCGCCATGACCAAACTGCACTTCAGCAAGT TTAA
- the LOC131316657 gene encoding agamous-like MADS-box protein MADS1 isoform X5: protein MEGSLSPRRKKGRGKIEIKRIENTTNRQVTFCKRRNGLLKKAYELSVLCDAEVALIVFSNRGRLYEYANNSVKATIERYKKANSDSSNTGSISELNAQYYQQEAAKLRVQISNLQNSSRDNISRQMLGESLCSMSLRELKNLETRLERGISKIRSKKNELLFAEIELMQKREIDLHNRNQYLRAKIAENERAQQQMNLMPGGSSEYELNIQPPSFGARNFLQVNDLQPNHQFSRHDQTALQQV from the exons ATGGAGGGCTCTCTCTCACCCCGGAGGAAAAAAGGTAGgggaaaaattgaaataaagcGGATCGAAAACACAACCAATCGCCAGGTGACCTTCTGTAAACGCCGCAATGGATTGCTTAAGAAAGCCTATGAATTGTCAGTTCTTTGTGATGCTGAGGTAGCTCTGATTGTCTTCTCCAACCGCGGCCGGCTTTATGAGTATGCCAACAACAG TGTCAAAGCAACAATTGAAAGGTACAAGAAAGCAAATTCAGACTCCTCCAATACTGGGTCAATTTCTGAACTAAATGCTCAG TACTATCAGCAGGAAGCTGCAAAATTGCGCGTGCAAATTTCAAATCTGCAGAACTCAAGCAG GGACAACATTTCCAGGCAGATGCTGGGTGAATCTCTGTGCTCTATGTCTCTCAGGGAACTCAAAAACCTTGAAACCCGTCTAGAGAGGGGCATTAGCAAAATTCGCTCCAAAAAG AATGAGCTCTTGTTCGCTGAAATCGAACTTATGCAAAAGAGG GAAATTGACTTGCATAACCGCAACCAATACCTCCGAGCAAag ATAGCTGAGAATGAGAGAGCCCAGCAACAGATGAACTTGATGCCCGGGGGTTCTTCTGAGTATGAGCTCAATATCCAGCCTCCATCATTTGGTGCTCGCAACTTCCTTCAAGTGAATGACTTGCAACCCAACCATCAGTTTTCTCGCCATGACCAAACTGCACTTCAGCAAGT TTAA